The following are encoded together in the Candidatus Binatia bacterium genome:
- a CDS encoding sigma-70 family RNA polymerase sigma factor, whose product MTLPSDQQDAAATFDPLRPMLVRVAYRMLGSVADAEDVVQEAFLRWLDTDRAAVREPEAFLRRVVTRLCLDVLKSARHRRETYVGPWLPEPIVQDVDPAGQGEVEDVTLPLLLALERLSPLERAAFLLHDVFGVGFEEIAETIGRDPAACRQLASRARAHVRAARPRFAVSRERGLEIAQAFFAASRSGDMERLRTLLAADVTAQADGGGRIPASTHTFVGRDEVLRLHETLAALFAAQPSRLVRYGLINGLPGFVSIEQGDVLQTTALQVEDGKIVAIYVVRNPDKLRHLGGDGHVVH is encoded by the coding sequence ATGACGCTGCCGTCAGATCAGCAGGACGCCGCCGCGACGTTCGATCCGCTGCGGCCGATGCTCGTGCGCGTCGCGTACCGCATGCTCGGCTCGGTCGCGGACGCGGAGGACGTCGTGCAGGAGGCGTTCCTGCGCTGGCTCGACACCGACCGCGCCGCCGTGCGCGAGCCCGAGGCGTTCCTGCGCCGCGTGGTGACGCGGCTCTGCCTCGACGTGCTGAAGTCCGCGCGCCACCGGCGCGAGACGTACGTCGGGCCGTGGCTGCCCGAGCCGATCGTGCAGGACGTCGACCCTGCGGGGCAGGGCGAGGTCGAGGACGTGACGCTGCCGCTGCTGCTCGCGCTCGAGCGCCTGTCGCCGCTCGAGCGGGCGGCGTTCCTGCTGCACGACGTCTTCGGCGTCGGCTTCGAGGAGATCGCGGAGACCATCGGCCGCGACCCCGCCGCATGCCGCCAGCTCGCGAGCCGGGCGCGCGCGCACGTGCGCGCGGCGCGGCCGCGCTTCGCGGTGTCGCGCGAGCGTGGGCTCGAGATCGCGCAGGCGTTCTTCGCCGCGTCGCGCTCGGGCGACATGGAGCGCCTGCGGACGCTGCTCGCGGCGGACGTCACCGCGCAGGCGGACGGCGGCGGCCGGATCCCTGCCTCGACGCACACCTTCGTCGGGCGCGACGAGGTGCTGCGGCTGCACGAGACGCTGGCGGCGCTCTTCGCGGCGCAGCCGTCGCGGCTCGTGCGCTACGGCCTGATCAACGGTCTGCCGGGCTTCGTCTCGATCGAGCAGGGCGACGTCCTGCAGACCACCGCGTTGCAGGTCGAGGACGGCAAGATCGTCGCGATCTACGTCGTGCGCAATCCCGACAAGCTGCGGCACCTCGGAGGGGATGGTCATGTCGTTCACTGA
- a CDS encoding methyltransferase domain-containing protein, protein MTFQVGWRDRFEPPPPEDDRTSDAFRATLDDALETRLFGELVYRAVRHLGARHVLDVGCGVGTPTLEAARAGAARVVGVDLIRENVARAHANILRSRLDGRVSAHHASWRDVVSGRFAIGDVDLVVSNPPYVPGGRGSAVDGGPRGTSILDAIVDGVPGSVRGLALLFGSLSDPLQVIARLQARGFALRELLLEPVPFGRYTSEPATLATLLRLRREGHAWFSDAAPAGGGAPHQYLTMGVVAQREAEPSSSRASAWRARVAALLDTYQRTGRVALDAGAGVRGFERTGRSVGFRRSRSANGRTSACQPQQRTEHWRRDRRRRRGDLEST, encoded by the coding sequence ATGACGTTCCAGGTGGGATGGCGTGACAGGTTCGAGCCGCCGCCTCCGGAGGACGACCGCACGTCCGACGCGTTTCGCGCGACGCTCGACGACGCTCTCGAAACCAGGCTCTTCGGCGAGCTCGTCTACCGCGCGGTGCGACACCTCGGCGCACGGCACGTGCTCGACGTCGGCTGCGGCGTCGGCACGCCGACGCTCGAGGCCGCTCGCGCCGGAGCGGCGCGCGTGGTCGGCGTCGATCTGATCCGCGAGAACGTCGCCCGCGCGCACGCGAACATCCTTCGCAGCAGGCTCGACGGTCGCGTGTCCGCACACCACGCGAGCTGGCGCGACGTCGTCAGCGGACGGTTCGCGATCGGCGACGTCGATCTCGTGGTATCGAACCCGCCGTACGTTCCCGGCGGCCGCGGCTCCGCGGTCGACGGCGGACCGCGTGGCACCTCGATCCTCGATGCGATCGTCGACGGCGTGCCGGGCTCGGTGCGCGGGCTCGCGCTGCTGTTCGGCTCGCTGAGCGATCCGCTGCAGGTGATCGCGCGGCTGCAGGCGCGCGGCTTCGCGCTGCGCGAGCTGCTGCTCGAGCCGGTGCCGTTCGGCCGCTACACGAGCGAACCCGCGACGCTTGCCACGCTCTTGCGGTTGCGTCGCGAAGGGCACGCGTGGTTCAGCGACGCCGCGCCCGCGGGCGGCGGCGCGCCGCACCAGTACTTGACGATGGGCGTCGTCGCGCAGCGCGAGGCCGAGCCGTCGTCGTCGCGCGCCAGCGCCTGGCGGGCCCGCGTCGCCGCGCTGCTCGACACCTACCAGCGCACCGGCCGCGTCGCGCTCGACGCCGGCGCCGGCGTGCGCGGCTTCGAGCGCACGGGACGATCCGTGGGATTTCGGCGTTCGCGCTCCGCGAACGGGCGAACGTCGGCGTGCCAGCCGCAGCAGAGGACCGAGCATTGGCGTCGTGATCGGCGTCGCCGCCGCGGCGACCTCGAAAGCACGTGA
- a CDS encoding iron-containing redox enzyme family protein, which translates to MSIEHRSAVTETAERVRALISTPDLDVRARRDSCIAGALQSDLAHESERAWSVPDDVADDRTERARACVQRALYELNRLELYWFDDPGRYVNENSVTLARLHEALETPWQRWLLQRVPSDAVADDDPPEAIRTRAERDATPSDTADQRFFAEEIDLGGYRRLLEIASVNGLVEASQLSRALGGAPSPVQSTLTRIFLEEYGNGLPKKKHSTFFARMLEDQGMDATPEAYLDSVPWQVLGAINHAFTLAERKQLYLRFCGAFTFTEVSTPASFQGYARAAARLGLSDGHDDYWALHIREDRRHGAWMVEQVVQPLCERFPERRHELLLGYEQQRLVEGLAGAATARECRAATRAGAPS; encoded by the coding sequence ATGTCGATCGAGCACCGCAGCGCCGTCACCGAGACCGCGGAGAGGGTCCGCGCGCTGATCTCGACCCCCGACCTCGACGTGCGCGCCCGCCGCGACTCCTGCATCGCCGGCGCCCTGCAGAGCGATCTCGCGCACGAGAGCGAGCGCGCGTGGTCCGTTCCAGACGACGTTGCCGACGACCGGACCGAGCGGGCGCGCGCCTGCGTGCAGCGCGCGCTCTACGAGCTCAATCGCCTCGAGCTCTACTGGTTCGACGACCCCGGGCGCTACGTCAATGAGAATTCCGTCACGCTCGCGCGGCTGCACGAGGCGCTCGAAACGCCGTGGCAGCGCTGGCTCCTGCAGCGGGTGCCGTCGGACGCGGTCGCCGACGACGACCCGCCCGAAGCGATCCGCACGCGCGCCGAGCGCGACGCGACGCCGTCCGACACCGCGGACCAGCGCTTCTTCGCCGAGGAGATCGACCTCGGCGGCTACCGTCGGCTGCTCGAGATCGCGTCGGTGAACGGGCTCGTCGAGGCGAGCCAGCTCTCGCGTGCGCTCGGCGGCGCGCCGAGCCCCGTGCAGAGCACGCTCACGCGCATCTTTCTCGAGGAGTACGGCAACGGCCTGCCGAAGAAGAAGCACTCGACGTTCTTCGCGCGCATGCTCGAGGACCAAGGGATGGACGCAACGCCCGAGGCGTACCTCGACTCCGTCCCCTGGCAGGTGCTCGGCGCGATCAACCACGCGTTCACGCTCGCCGAGCGCAAGCAGCTCTACCTGCGCTTCTGCGGCGCCTTCACCTTCACGGAGGTGTCGACGCCGGCGAGCTTCCAGGGCTACGCGCGCGCCGCAGCGCGGCTCGGCCTCTCCGACGGGCACGACGACTACTGGGCGCTGCACATCCGCGAGGATCGGCGTCACGGCGCGTGGATGGTCGAGCAGGTCGTGCAGCCACTGTGCGAGCGTTTCCCCGAACGACGGCACGAGCTGCTGCTCGGCTACGAGCAGCAACGACTGGTGGAAGGACTCGCCGGCGCGGCGACGGCGCGCGAGTGTCGCGCGGCGACGCGCGCGGGAGCGCCGTCATGA
- a CDS encoding amidase family protein: MRRRAALVALVALTTLALTPTLARANIIHEASIASLHKAIQNGKITCKGIIEAYLKRIEAFNGPCAVPGPDPRTLVPGYTGPSFDGYWGALRSDPTRKTVYGNFSLTNDGQLGALIAVNVRGQRSGTCPGACDVAGTAPLPAGCPTVCNKSRSIPDALEEAAALDARYGRRPPLKELPLYCIPFSAKDTIDSSQIRSTSGGDAKYYHDRAEYDATVIQRVREKGAILLAQANLNEYNAGLGSPSGLSNPIVGHNGSTVAGPLCNPYDTTRTPGSSSGGSGSSVGANLVVCSFCEETGGSCRNPANVNGAVVLMGSQGFYSKFGLSPVSRIRDRIAVICRSVDDVARVADAIVGYDPLSTESPVDYFNPKPESFTKLVGKTGDKKPLKGLRIGIVREHMVPWTPNDEDRVIKFNAELKVLRDLGAELVESVDPEYIARMGDDPTIPNMETDFNDAIAQILPYYMASYIFKTDSNGNPLFPSLYNYSSDRIKTSVDLFFGDLMLPASVAAGHLNLRRLQSFPGTPGEGKHSLNIYLRQRGDPIITDIQALADNSNFQTDKLLDPDDPLSHDPNWISSEYEDWQLLAQETTLDSPGLTERIMIREVMRQVIAKVMGDNGIDAFINPLSTLPPGKILGPGMPSGPGLRPSTRFPLSADAGIPEVVVPMGFSRVAYDPYWVVNPNNSNAVMTVMPTEPTILPEPGLPFGMSFWGGPGQEAQLVAIADAYENATNHRKPPKGYGPLPGEP, translated from the coding sequence GTGCGCCGGCGCGCAGCGCTCGTCGCGCTGGTCGCGCTGACGACGCTCGCGCTGACGCCGACGCTCGCGCGAGCGAACATCATCCACGAGGCGTCGATCGCGAGCCTGCACAAGGCGATCCAGAACGGGAAGATCACCTGCAAAGGGATCATCGAGGCGTACTTGAAGCGGATCGAGGCCTTCAACGGACCGTGCGCGGTGCCGGGTCCCGACCCGCGGACGCTCGTTCCCGGCTACACCGGTCCTTCGTTCGACGGCTACTGGGGCGCGCTGCGCTCGGATCCGACGCGCAAGACGGTCTACGGCAACTTCTCGCTGACCAACGACGGTCAGCTCGGAGCGCTGATCGCGGTCAACGTGCGCGGCCAGCGCTCGGGAACGTGCCCCGGCGCGTGCGACGTCGCCGGCACCGCGCCGCTGCCGGCGGGTTGCCCGACGGTGTGCAACAAGTCGCGCTCGATCCCCGACGCGCTCGAGGAGGCCGCGGCGCTCGACGCGCGCTACGGCCGCCGCCCGCCGCTCAAGGAGCTGCCGCTCTACTGCATCCCGTTCTCGGCGAAGGACACGATCGACTCGTCGCAGATCCGCTCGACGAGCGGCGGCGACGCCAAGTACTACCACGACCGCGCGGAGTACGACGCGACCGTCATCCAGCGCGTGCGCGAGAAGGGCGCGATCCTGCTCGCGCAGGCGAACCTCAACGAGTACAACGCCGGCCTCGGCAGCCCGAGCGGCCTCTCGAATCCCATCGTCGGGCACAACGGCTCGACCGTCGCCGGGCCGCTCTGCAACCCGTACGACACGACGCGCACGCCGGGCAGCTCGAGCGGCGGCTCCGGCTCGTCGGTCGGCGCGAACCTCGTCGTGTGCTCGTTCTGCGAGGAGACCGGCGGCTCGTGCCGCAACCCGGCGAACGTCAACGGCGCCGTGGTGCTGATGGGCTCGCAGGGCTTCTATAGTAAATTTGGCTTGAGCCCGGTGTCGCGCATCCGCGACCGCATCGCGGTCATCTGCCGCAGCGTCGACGACGTCGCACGCGTCGCGGACGCGATCGTCGGCTACGACCCGCTCAGCACCGAGAGCCCGGTCGACTACTTCAACCCGAAGCCGGAATCGTTCACCAAGCTCGTCGGCAAGACCGGCGACAAGAAGCCGCTCAAGGGGCTGCGGATCGGCATCGTGCGCGAGCACATGGTGCCGTGGACGCCGAACGACGAGGATCGCGTCATCAAGTTCAACGCCGAGCTCAAGGTGCTGCGCGACCTCGGCGCCGAGCTCGTCGAGTCGGTCGACCCGGAGTACATCGCGCGCATGGGCGACGACCCGACGATCCCGAACATGGAGACCGACTTCAACGACGCGATCGCCCAGATCCTGCCGTATTACATGGCGAGCTACATCTTCAAGACGGACTCGAACGGCAACCCGCTGTTCCCGTCGCTGTACAACTACTCGAGCGATCGCATCAAGACGAGCGTCGATCTCTTCTTCGGCGACCTCATGCTCCCCGCGTCGGTGGCGGCCGGACACCTGAACCTGCGCCGGCTGCAGAGCTTCCCCGGCACGCCCGGTGAGGGCAAGCACTCGCTCAACATCTACCTGCGTCAGCGTGGCGACCCGATCATCACCGACATCCAGGCGCTCGCCGACAACTCCAACTTCCAGACCGACAAGCTGCTCGACCCCGACGATCCGCTGAGCCACGATCCCAACTGGATCAGCTCGGAGTACGAGGACTGGCAGCTGCTCGCGCAGGAGACGACGCTCGACTCGCCGGGTCTCACCGAGCGCATCATGATCCGCGAGGTCATGCGTCAGGTGATCGCCAAGGTGATGGGCGACAACGGGATCGACGCGTTCATCAACCCGCTCAGCACGCTGCCGCCGGGCAAGATCCTCGGCCCCGGCATGCCGAGCGGCCCCGGGCTGCGGCCCTCGACGCGCTTCCCGCTGAGCGCCGATGCCGGCATCCCCGAGGTCGTCGTGCCGATGGGCTTCAGCCGCGTCGCGTACGATCCCTACTGGGTCGTCAATCCAAACAACTCGAACGCCGTCATGACGGTCATGCCGACCGAGCCCACGATCCTCCCCGAGCCCGGCCTGCCGTTCGGCATGTCCTTCTGGGGCGGCCCCGGCCAGGAAGCCCAGCTCGTCGCGATCGCCGACGCGTACGAGAACGCGACCAACCACCGCAAGCCGCCGAAGGGCTACGGCCCGCTGCCGGGCGAGCCGTGA
- a CDS encoding flavodoxin family protein: MSFTEVAGLARDARVRVAVVYHSGFGHTARQATAVAAGVEQVAGARALLLTVEEAVTRWDDLEAADAIVFGAPTYMGGPSAAFQAFAEATSRPVLARGMRWRDKVAAGFTNSGSSAGDKLATLVQIALFAAQHGMHWVSLGVAPTGRASTATDDEVNRLGFWLGAAAQSNIDQGPDAAPPEADLETARVLGRRVAEVALQLARGRESERRAVA, from the coding sequence ATGTCGTTCACTGAGGTGGCAGGTCTTGCGCGCGACGCGCGCGTGCGGGTCGCGGTGGTCTACCACAGCGGGTTCGGACACACGGCGCGTCAAGCAACGGCGGTCGCGGCCGGCGTCGAGCAGGTCGCGGGCGCGCGGGCGCTGCTGCTGACCGTCGAGGAGGCGGTCACGCGCTGGGACGACCTCGAGGCCGCCGACGCGATCGTCTTCGGCGCGCCGACCTACATGGGCGGCCCGTCGGCCGCGTTCCAGGCGTTCGCCGAGGCCACGTCGCGTCCCGTGCTCGCGCGCGGCATGCGCTGGCGCGACAAGGTCGCCGCGGGCTTCACCAACTCCGGCTCGAGCGCGGGCGACAAGCTCGCGACGCTGGTGCAGATCGCGCTCTTCGCGGCGCAGCACGGGATGCACTGGGTGAGCCTCGGCGTGGCGCCGACCGGGCGGGCGTCGACGGCGACGGACGACGAGGTGAACCGGCTCGGCTTCTGGCTCGGCGCGGCGGCGCAGTCGAACATCGACCAGGGTCCGGACGCCGCGCCGCCGGAGGCGGATCTCGAGACCGCGCGGGTGCTCGGCAGGCGGGTGGCGGAGGTGGCGCTGCAGCTCGCGCGCGGGCGGGAGAGCGAGCGGCGCGCCGTGGCCTGA